The following proteins are encoded in a genomic region of Parabacteroides pacaensis:
- a CDS encoding RagB/SusD family nutrient uptake outer membrane protein, whose product MKTKYIKALSVCLLLFTASCGLDYDPVSDFSEVTVGGGSDEGKKEVEFKNRAEMLTQYEGMYKRMKDNQEHWYQDKLLLAEAHADNAYGGTTGAEVVPMENNAIDGSNSVLERDWNRYMADIATANKIICNIDSVPDPSFSKSEREQWKAEAKIYRGMIMFEMVRIFGRFPVIIQEAGDITADNIEEVYPLYFPKQNTVEEAYAQIEKDLTEAIPAAPANNPGNKTMLSKSVARALLAKVYAEKTLRDYDKVIQYCDEVINDGFSLVAFDDLFGMNEAGTDCKARNTAESILEIQYMPGGGNWVTWMFGRDLLDYDTQFTWAKWVTPSRDLINAFKAEGDEIRMNESIVYYECGWSNYYPASEYPFMYKCRSAASSIIKLRLADILLLKAEALIMKPSADLSGAAAIINQIRQRVNLPALSSSVTSSKEQMLEALLKERRLELAFEGERWFDLVRLGKVEEVMNTINNRDQGRLPQARAYTENSYLLPVPQNVLDQNVNLTQNPGY is encoded by the coding sequence ATGAAAACAAAATATATCAAAGCATTAAGTGTATGCCTGTTGCTGTTTACCGCATCCTGCGGATTGGATTACGACCCGGTGTCGGATTTTTCTGAAGTGACAGTGGGAGGCGGCTCCGACGAGGGCAAAAAGGAAGTGGAATTTAAGAACCGTGCCGAGATGCTTACCCAATATGAAGGGATGTATAAACGGATGAAAGATAACCAGGAACATTGGTATCAAGATAAATTATTGCTGGCGGAAGCACACGCCGACAATGCGTATGGCGGAACCACAGGAGCGGAAGTCGTTCCCATGGAAAACAATGCCATCGACGGAAGCAACAGCGTGCTGGAACGCGACTGGAACCGGTATATGGCCGATATAGCAACTGCTAACAAGATTATTTGTAATATCGATTCTGTTCCCGATCCTTCTTTTTCCAAGTCCGAACGGGAACAATGGAAAGCAGAAGCCAAGATCTACCGGGGTATGATTATGTTTGAAATGGTCAGGATATTCGGTCGTTTCCCGGTAATCATCCAAGAAGCCGGCGACATCACGGCCGACAACATCGAAGAGGTCTATCCCCTTTATTTCCCCAAGCAAAATACCGTGGAAGAAGCCTATGCTCAGATAGAGAAAGATTTGACCGAGGCGATACCGGCTGCTCCGGCTAACAATCCGGGCAACAAAACCATGTTGTCAAAATCCGTAGCACGGGCGTTACTGGCTAAAGTCTATGCGGAAAAGACATTGCGCGATTATGATAAAGTGATTCAATATTGCGATGAAGTAATAAACGATGGCTTTTCTTTGGTTGCTTTCGACGATTTATTCGGCATGAACGAGGCGGGAACGGATTGCAAAGCCCGCAATACCGCCGAATCTATTTTGGAAATCCAGTATATGCCGGGTGGCGGTAACTGGGTAACTTGGATGTTCGGACGCGACTTGCTGGATTATGATACGCAGTTTACCTGGGCAAAATGGGTTACCCCTTCCCGCGATTTGATAAATGCTTTTAAAGCGGAAGGCGATGAAATACGGATGAACGAATCGATCGTTTATTACGAATGCGGATGGAGCAACTATTATCCGGCAAGTGAGTATCCGTTTATGTATAAGTGCCGTTCGGCTGCCAGCAGTATTATCAAACTCCGTCTGGCGGACATCCTGTTGCTTAAAGCGGAAGCCCTGATCATGAAACCGTCTGCCGATTTAAGCGGTGCGGCTGCCATTATCAACCAAATACGCCAACGGGTAAATTTGCCGGCTTTATCTTCGTCCGTTACTTCATCCAAGGAACAAATGCTGGAAGCCTTGTTGAAGGAGCGGCGTTTGGAGCTAGCGTTTGAAGGAGAGCGTTGGTTCGACTTGGTTCGGCTGGGCAAAGTAGAAGAGGTGATGAACACAATCAATAACCGGGATCAGGGAAGATTGCCGCAAGCAAGAGCTTATACTGAGAACTCATACCTCTTGCCTG
- a CDS encoding SusC/RagA family TonB-linked outer membrane protein, whose amino-acid sequence MKKDKKAKAYYIIIGIVCFLFGATSLNAETLQQSNVKGVVKDAAGIPVIGATVMEKGTNNGTITDVDGNFSLNISEKGILLISYVGYKPQEIPVNGKQSFNIILEENNEILEEVVVIGYGSVKRKDVTTAISTVSTKDLDQRPIVSAAQGIQGKAAGISVTQPNGEPGAGLSIRVRGTTSMNASNDPLYVVDGVPMTDINFLSANDIESMQILKDASSAAIYGSRAANGVIMITTKQGIKGDAKITFNGHVGITQVANKIKSLNVSQYKDLMDEIGMVDLPDNLTDQTNWFDETYRTAVTQNYQLSVSNATDKLKYYVSGGYTAEDGVIKVAYYKRYNFRVNVENQIRSWLTVGANVAYSDYSGNGIISGTGANRAGVILSIINTPTYAPIWDSQNPGQYYKNFYGVNITSPAENMARTEDNKNTNNRLLATGTAEVRFSKDLKFKTSLTLDRSYANSTSFLDPIKTDYGRSQHGTASDNRSLGTVVVFDNILTFDKNFKKHGLSIMAGTSGTTSRWSQSYQTVSHFRDGSIHTLNAGNKVSQGNGSSAAEWAIMSYVGRAAYNYDSKYLLTVNMRADGSSKLHPDHRWGYFPSASAAWRISSERFMEDIDWIDDLKLRGGWGQTGNQSGLGDYAYLQRYNINRQNWWEEGKANAVPTISQANLRTRDLKWETTSQTNVGIDLTVLNNRLSFSADYYYKKTSDMLMHVTLPEGAASANNIDRNEGEMTNRGFEFTVNSRNLVGTFAWSTDFNISFNKNKLTRLATTQIYVDAKTSEVVNDYVVRNEVGRPLGGFFGYISDGVDPETGELIYRDLTDDGNVSSSDRTYIGDPNPLFTFGMTNTFSYKGLTLNILLQGSYGNDIFNASRMETEGMYDGKNQSTRVLNRWRIPGQITDVPKAGFDMKNSTYFIEDGSYLRVKDISLSYNITAPLLKKWGISRLQPYFTASNLLTWTGYSGMDPEVNQWGNSGAVQGIDWGTYPHSKSFVFGVNVEF is encoded by the coding sequence ATGAAAAAGGATAAGAAGGCAAAAGCATACTATATAATTATAGGTATAGTGTGTTTTTTGTTCGGTGCGACTTCGTTAAATGCAGAAACTCTTCAGCAAAGTAACGTAAAAGGCGTGGTAAAAGATGCAGCCGGCATACCGGTGATCGGCGCAACGGTGATGGAGAAAGGTACTAACAACGGTACGATAACCGATGTAGACGGTAACTTCTCTTTAAATATATCGGAGAAAGGAATCCTGCTTATTTCCTATGTAGGATACAAACCCCAGGAAATTCCTGTAAACGGAAAACAATCGTTCAATATTATCTTGGAAGAAAACAACGAAATCCTGGAAGAAGTAGTGGTAATCGGGTATGGAAGCGTAAAAAGAAAAGACGTCACGACAGCCATCTCTACCGTTTCTACCAAAGACTTGGACCAACGGCCCATCGTTTCGGCAGCCCAGGGAATACAAGGAAAAGCAGCCGGTATTTCCGTGACGCAACCTAATGGGGAACCGGGAGCCGGACTATCCATCCGCGTGCGGGGTACTACCTCTATGAACGCCAGCAACGACCCGCTGTATGTAGTAGACGGAGTACCGATGACGGACATCAATTTCCTTTCTGCCAACGATATCGAAAGCATGCAAATATTAAAAGATGCATCCTCGGCAGCTATTTACGGTTCGCGCGCAGCCAACGGCGTAATTATGATTACTACCAAGCAAGGTATCAAAGGAGATGCCAAGATTACTTTTAACGGGCACGTAGGGATTACCCAGGTAGCGAATAAAATCAAGTCGCTGAACGTGAGCCAGTACAAAGACCTGATGGATGAAATCGGCATGGTGGATTTACCCGATAATCTGACAGACCAGACGAATTGGTTTGATGAAACTTACCGTACCGCAGTAACCCAGAACTACCAGCTCTCTGTTTCGAACGCAACAGACAAGCTGAAATATTACGTTTCCGGCGGTTATACCGCAGAAGACGGGGTAATTAAGGTAGCTTATTACAAACGTTACAACTTCCGTGTGAATGTAGAGAACCAGATCCGTTCTTGGTTGACCGTAGGAGCTAATGTGGCCTATTCCGATTATTCCGGCAACGGAATTATTTCCGGTACGGGAGCAAACCGTGCAGGAGTAATCTTAAGTATTATCAATACACCTACCTATGCACCGATATGGGACAGCCAGAACCCCGGACAATACTACAAGAACTTTTACGGAGTGAATATTACCAGCCCGGCTGAAAATATGGCCCGGACGGAAGATAATAAAAACACCAACAACCGTTTGCTGGCTACCGGTACGGCGGAAGTCCGGTTTAGTAAAGACTTGAAGTTTAAAACGTCCCTTACGCTAGACCGTTCGTATGCTAATTCCACTTCGTTCCTGGACCCTATCAAAACAGACTATGGCCGTTCGCAACACGGTACGGCATCCGACAACCGTTCGTTGGGCACAGTAGTCGTATTTGATAATATTCTTACCTTTGATAAAAACTTCAAGAAACACGGATTGAGCATCATGGCAGGAACTTCCGGAACGACTTCCCGCTGGTCGCAAAGCTACCAGACCGTTTCCCATTTCAGGGACGGTAGCATCCATACGCTGAATGCCGGTAACAAAGTATCACAGGGCAACGGAAGCAGTGCGGCCGAATGGGCTATCATGTCATACGTAGGACGTGCAGCTTATAATTACGACAGTAAATATTTACTGACCGTGAATATGCGTGCCGACGGTTCTTCCAAGCTGCACCCGGATCATCGTTGGGGCTATTTCCCGTCCGCTTCCGCCGCTTGGCGTATTTCTTCCGAGAGATTTATGGAAGATATCGATTGGATAGACGATTTGAAACTACGCGGAGGCTGGGGACAAACGGGTAACCAATCCGGCCTGGGCGATTATGCCTACTTGCAACGTTACAACATCAACCGCCAGAACTGGTGGGAAGAAGGAAAAGCCAATGCCGTTCCTACTATCAGCCAGGCAAACTTGCGTACCAGGGATTTGAAATGGGAAACCACTTCCCAGACAAACGTAGGTATCGATTTGACGGTGCTGAATAACCGTCTCTCTTTCAGTGCCGACTATTATTATAAAAAGACCTCCGACATGTTGATGCACGTAACGCTTCCCGAAGGAGCTGCTTCGGCAAACAACATCGACCGGAACGAGGGAGAAATGACGAACCGGGGATTCGAGTTTACCGTTAATTCCAGGAACTTGGTAGGAACTTTTGCGTGGTCTACCGACTTCAACATCTCTTTTAATAAGAATAAGCTGACGCGCCTGGCCACTACCCAAATATACGTAGATGCCAAGACAAGCGAAGTAGTAAACGATTATGTAGTCCGCAACGAAGTAGGACGTCCTTTGGGCGGTTTCTTCGGTTACATCAGCGACGGCGTAGACCCCGAGACCGGTGAATTGATTTACCGGGACTTGACCGACGACGGAAATGTATCCTCTTCCGACCGTACGTATATCGGCGACCCGAACCCGCTCTTTACTTTTGGTATGACGAACACTTTCTCATATAAAGGACTTACTTTGAACATCCTGTTGCAAGGCTCTTACGGAAACGATATTTTCAATGCATCCCGCATGGAAACAGAAGGAATGTACGACGGAAAGAACCAATCTACCCGGGTGTTGAACCGTTGGAGAATCCCCGGACAGATTACGGATGTCCCTAAAGCCGGGTTCGATATGAAAAACTCTACTTATTTTATTGAAGACGGAAGTTATCTACGGGTAAAAGACATTTCCCTTTCCTATAATATCACCGCTCCTTTGCTGAAAAAGTGGGGAATCTCACGTTTGCAACCTTATTTTACAGCCAGCAATTTGTTGACCTGGACCGGCTATTCAGGCATGGACCCCGAAGTAAACCAATGGGGAAACAGCGGTGCCGTACAAGGAATTGACTGGGGTACTTATCCGCACAGTAAATCGTTTGTGTTTGGCGTGAATGTTGAATTTTAA
- a CDS encoding sigma-54-dependent transcriptional regulator, which produces MAKAGKILIIDDNEDVLFALNLLLEPYVEKVKVTTQPERIEHFMEVYGPDVILLDMNFSRDAISGQEGFVWLEKILKIDPQAVVLFMTAYSDTEKAVKAIKAGAVDFIPKPWEKEKLLATLSSAWKLRESRREVVHLKQQVETLGTPENTSYEMIGESPAMQEIFATIEKLSHTDANILILGENGTGKDLVAKALYHHSLRSDKVFVGIDLGSIPETLFESELFGYDKGAFTDARKEKPGRIEVASGGTLFLDEIGNLSLPMQSKLLTAIEKKQISRLGSTRNIPVDVRFICATNMNLHQMAEDGTFRQDLLYRINTIEIHIPPLRERNSDILLLAEYFLDKFSRKYKKSIQGFARETKNKLQNYKWPGNVRELQHAIERAVILSDTPLLKPENFMLHAPASKKKEENVSLNLEQLEKEAIEKALRRSEGNVTRAAEMLGITRFALYRKLEKFGL; this is translated from the coding sequence ATGGCAAAAGCAGGAAAAATACTGATAATAGACGACAATGAAGATGTCCTTTTTGCGCTCAACCTTTTACTGGAGCCTTATGTAGAAAAAGTAAAAGTGACTACCCAGCCGGAACGGATCGAACATTTTATGGAAGTGTACGGCCCGGACGTCATTTTGTTGGATATGAACTTTAGCCGGGATGCCATCAGCGGACAGGAAGGCTTTGTCTGGCTGGAAAAGATCTTAAAAATAGACCCCCAGGCTGTAGTCTTGTTCATGACCGCTTATTCGGATACCGAGAAAGCAGTCAAGGCCATTAAGGCAGGCGCGGTAGATTTTATCCCGAAACCCTGGGAAAAAGAAAAACTGCTGGCTACCCTCTCTTCCGCCTGGAAGCTCCGGGAAAGCCGCCGGGAAGTGGTACATCTGAAACAACAAGTAGAAACCTTGGGCACGCCGGAAAATACTTCGTATGAGATGATAGGGGAATCGCCGGCGATGCAAGAGATATTTGCCACCATCGAAAAGCTAAGCCATACGGATGCCAATATCCTGATACTGGGAGAAAACGGAACCGGAAAAGATTTGGTAGCCAAGGCACTATACCACCATTCCTTGCGCTCGGATAAAGTGTTTGTCGGCATCGACCTGGGCAGCATTCCCGAAACTTTGTTTGAAAGCGAACTGTTCGGATACGACAAAGGAGCTTTTACGGATGCCCGGAAAGAAAAGCCGGGCAGGATAGAGGTAGCCTCGGGAGGAACCTTATTCCTGGATGAGATCGGGAACCTCTCTTTACCCATGCAGTCGAAGTTACTCACAGCTATCGAGAAAAAACAAATCTCCCGGCTGGGATCTACCCGGAATATCCCGGTAGATGTCCGTTTCATCTGCGCTACCAATATGAACCTCCACCAAATGGCGGAAGACGGAACTTTCCGCCAGGACCTTCTATACCGCATCAACACGATAGAAATCCATATCCCGCCCTTAAGAGAACGGAACAGCGACATCTTGCTTCTTGCCGAATATTTCTTGGATAAGTTCTCCCGGAAATATAAAAAGTCCATCCAAGGCTTTGCCCGGGAAACAAAGAACAAGTTGCAAAATTATAAATGGCCGGGAAATGTCCGCGAGTTGCAACACGCCATCGAACGCGCGGTAATCCTTTCCGATACCCCCCTGCTTAAACCGGAAAACTTCATGCTTCATGCCCCGGCATCGAAGAAGAAGGAAGAAAACGTTTCCCTTAACTTGGAGCAGTTGGAAAAAGAAGCCATTGAAAAAGCACTGCGCCGGAGTGAAGGAAACGTCACCCGGGCAGCAGAAATGTTAGGAATCACCCGGTTTGCCTTATACCGGAAATTAGAAAAATTCGGTTTATGA
- a CDS encoding DUF6377 domain-containing protein, whose protein sequence is MKKISLCFAFLVCCTYTFSIEKTDSLLIALDRLMEKHQVYVDKKEERINRIKKQALVSPLSLEELYAVNTQLYKEYKTFICDSAIAYLHQNLDIARQMNDREKLTQTQLWLSYLLASAGMYKESIDLLENIDRNNLEEKFLAEYYECYDHAYGELAFYTQDDRHASAYRKQAVTYKDSLYRVVDHNSDLYLNMKETLYRDEKNFEECKRISDLRMSKVQPETHEYAVVTFYRALLFREQGDMEQFKKYLVLSAMTDIRTGTKDQASLWMLADLLYEEGDINRAYKYIRFSWDESNFYNARLREGQVAKVLSFIDRTYQLESEKHKNKLRLSLLFISILSVFLLLAVGYIHRQVKRLAKARNNLQEANNQLNELNKELSEMNHSLQAINLELFESNRVKEEYIGRFMSLCSTYIDKLEAYRRMVNKKLSAGKTTELFRLTQSSEVTEKELKEFYRNFDTTFLHLYPDFVEQFNALLADSERIVLKKGELLNTELRIFALIRLGIEDSSRIAEFLRYSVNTIYNYRAKVKNKAKISREDFENQVMKIGAFNK, encoded by the coding sequence ATGAAAAAGATTAGCCTCTGTTTTGCATTTTTGGTATGTTGTACCTATACTTTTTCCATAGAAAAGACAGACTCGTTATTAATCGCGTTGGATCGTCTGATGGAAAAGCATCAGGTATATGTAGACAAAAAAGAAGAACGCATTAACCGGATAAAGAAACAAGCTCTTGTGTCTCCTCTCTCTTTAGAGGAACTTTATGCTGTAAATACCCAATTATATAAAGAATATAAAACATTTATTTGTGACTCCGCGATTGCTTATCTCCATCAAAACCTGGATATAGCCCGGCAAATGAATGACCGGGAGAAATTGACCCAGACCCAATTGTGGCTTTCGTACTTGCTGGCCTCGGCAGGAATGTATAAAGAATCTATCGATTTATTGGAGAATATAGACCGGAACAACCTGGAAGAAAAATTCCTGGCAGAGTATTATGAGTGTTACGATCATGCGTACGGAGAATTAGCATTCTACACGCAAGACGACAGGCATGCCTCCGCATACAGGAAACAGGCAGTGACTTACAAAGATTCCCTTTACCGGGTAGTAGATCATAACTCGGACCTATACCTGAATATGAAGGAAACCCTTTACCGGGACGAAAAGAATTTCGAGGAATGTAAAAGAATCAGTGATTTGCGTATGTCGAAAGTACAACCCGAAACACACGAGTATGCCGTCGTTACCTTCTACCGGGCTTTGCTGTTCAGGGAACAAGGAGATATGGAGCAATTCAAGAAATACCTCGTCTTGTCTGCCATGACGGATATCCGCACGGGAACCAAAGACCAGGCTTCCCTTTGGATGCTGGCCGATTTGTTGTATGAAGAAGGAGACATCAACCGGGCATACAAATATATCCGTTTCTCGTGGGACGAATCGAACTTTTACAATGCCCGTCTAAGGGAAGGGCAAGTAGCGAAAGTACTCTCTTTTATAGACCGTACTTATCAGTTGGAAAGTGAAAAGCATAAAAACAAGCTCCGTCTATCTTTGCTATTCATTAGCATTCTCTCCGTTTTCCTGTTACTGGCCGTCGGATACATTCACAGGCAAGTAAAGCGTCTGGCAAAGGCACGGAATAATTTGCAGGAAGCGAATAACCAGCTCAACGAACTGAATAAAGAACTGTCCGAGATGAACCATAGTTTGCAGGCAATCAACCTGGAACTGTTTGAATCGAATCGTGTAAAAGAAGAATACATCGGGCGTTTTATGAGCCTGTGCTCTACTTATATCGATAAGTTGGAAGCCTACCGGCGCATGGTAAACAAGAAATTATCGGCAGGTAAAACAACTGAGCTTTTCCGTTTGACCCAATCGTCGGAAGTTACAGAGAAGGAACTGAAAGAGTTCTACCGGAATTTTGACACCACCTTTTTGCATTTGTATCCTGACTTTGTAGAACAATTTAATGCATTGCTGGCCGATTCGGAACGCATTGTGCTTAAAAAAGGCGAACTTCTGAATACGGAATTACGTATCTTCGCTTTAATTCGCCTGGGGATAGAAGATAGTTCCCGGATTGCGGAGTTTTTGCGCTATTCCGTAAATACTATTTATAATTACCGGGCTAAGGTAAAGAATAAGGCAAAGATTTCCAGGGAGGATTTTGAAAACCAAGTAATGAAAATAGGGGCATTTAATAAATGA
- a CDS encoding sensor histidine kinase, with translation MKWYELKLVLQAGMIGVLSVLAYWLVGKGLYFSTAFVILLILGIILFLCRQQMKTIRIMERMISTIRFSDFNLSFHYAGRSSMQRELCRNMDEALASFRDRLYSVEVQQQYYNTLLSTIDFGILVIDQAGNIDWINKAANREFNKPILHHVNELAEVHPELPSLLLTLHPGEIKVLSLEREGVSYEMAITALLFSIRGKDLLLISLKNIRSVLEENEIEAWQKLIRVLTHEIMNSIAPIISLSETVTERAALNGINEKDYRIMLQAMETIHRRSKGLLGFVENYRKLTRIPAPVLKQIPVDELFGDIKKLFLVKENIGFAFRSTPAGLCLMADRTMIEQVLINLIKNACEACGHLSKPEIIVEATLAPNHLPVITISDNGVGILPEVIDKIFVPFFTTKSGGSGIGLSICRQIMNRHGGTISVISEVEKGATFTLHFGTRAVTRPFV, from the coding sequence ATGAAATGGTACGAACTGAAACTGGTGCTGCAAGCCGGAATGATAGGCGTACTGTCTGTCCTGGCATATTGGCTGGTAGGAAAAGGATTGTACTTTAGTACTGCTTTTGTCATTCTCCTCATCCTGGGTATCATCCTCTTCCTTTGCCGCCAGCAAATGAAAACCATCCGGATCATGGAACGGATGATCTCGACTATTCGTTTTTCCGACTTTAATTTATCTTTCCACTATGCAGGCCGCAGCAGTATGCAAAGAGAACTCTGCCGGAATATGGACGAGGCTCTTGCTTCTTTCCGTGACCGGTTGTACAGTGTGGAAGTGCAGCAACAATATTATAACACGCTTTTAAGTACGATCGATTTCGGCATCCTGGTCATAGACCAAGCCGGAAACATCGATTGGATAAATAAAGCGGCGAACCGGGAATTTAATAAACCCATTTTGCACCATGTCAACGAATTAGCAGAGGTACATCCGGAGTTACCTTCTTTACTGCTTACGTTGCATCCCGGCGAAATTAAAGTATTAAGCCTGGAACGGGAAGGGGTTTCTTATGAGATGGCGATCACGGCCCTGTTGTTTTCTATCCGGGGGAAAGACCTGTTACTGATAAGCCTTAAAAATATCCGCTCCGTATTGGAAGAAAACGAAATCGAAGCGTGGCAGAAGCTCATACGGGTACTTACCCATGAAATTATGAATTCTATCGCACCTATTATTTCCCTGTCGGAAACAGTAACGGAGCGAGCTGCGCTTAACGGAATAAACGAAAAGGATTATAGAATTATGCTTCAGGCCATGGAAACCATTCATCGCCGTAGTAAAGGGTTGCTCGGTTTTGTTGAAAACTACCGGAAATTGACACGTATCCCCGCTCCCGTATTAAAGCAGATACCGGTAGACGAATTGTTCGGTGACATAAAAAAGCTCTTTCTAGTAAAGGAAAATATAGGCTTTGCCTTTCGGAGTACCCCAGCCGGTTTATGTTTGATGGCAGATCGTACGATGATCGAGCAAGTGCTTATCAACCTGATTAAAAATGCCTGTGAGGCTTGCGGCCATCTTTCCAAGCCGGAAATTATCGTAGAAGCCACGCTTGCCCCCAACCATCTGCCTGTCATTACTATATCCGATAATGGCGTAGGCATCTTGCCGGAAGTGATAGATAAAATATTTGTTCCTTTTTTCACTACCAAAAGCGGAGGCTCCGGGATAGGCCTCAGTATATGCCGGCAAATAATGAATCGTCACGGAGGTACCATTTCGGTTATTTCCGAAGTAGAAAAAGGTGCGACTTTCACATTACATTTTGGAACCCGGGCGGTTACACGTCCTTTTGTTTAG